One genomic segment of Microcella indica includes these proteins:
- a CDS encoding RNA polymerase-binding protein RbpA, giving the protein MVSGGSAIRGSRVGSGPMGEQDRGIQAERLTISYWDALGNETVRHFAANLPEEEIPETIDSPASGLPAGRDKNNPPAMAKNEPYKTHLAYVKERRSDEEAKQILDEALQRLRQRRGTA; this is encoded by the coding sequence ATGGTGTCAGGAGGAAGCGCTATTCGCGGTTCCCGCGTTGGTTCAGGCCCCATGGGGGAGCAGGACCGCGGGATCCAGGCCGAGCGCCTCACGATCTCGTACTGGGATGCGCTCGGCAATGAGACCGTGCGCCATTTCGCGGCGAATTTGCCCGAGGAGGAGATTCCCGAGACGATCGATTCACCGGCCTCGGGGCTGCCTGCGGGGCGCGACAAGAACAATCCGCCCGCGATGGCGAAGAACGAGCCGTACAAGACGCACCTCGCCTACGTGAAGGAGCGCCGCAGCGACGAGGAGGCCAAGCAGATCCTCGATGAGGCTCTGCAGCGCCTGCGACAGCGCCGCGGTACCGCTTAG
- the pgl gene encoding 6-phosphogluconolactonase: MTTDRRVLVHPDRSTLAGAVAARFLTKLVDLIEDEGRAHVVLTGGSVGIEVLEAIAHSPGRDSVAWHAVHLWWGDERWLPRGDADRNETQARQALIDHIAIPPNNVHPFPASDEGIELEEAAERYEATLRAHSDGAEFPTFAITFLGVGPDGHIASLFPDREGPTIERAGVIAVHDSPKPPPGRLSLSLPLLRRSERIWLVLAGADKAPALGLALAGASFADVPAAGAKGTKRTVFFVDEDASAEVPEALIAPTSYWTGAMDQSDWQPETWRPTESR; this comes from the coding sequence GTGACCACCGATCGACGCGTGCTCGTTCATCCTGACCGTTCGACTCTCGCGGGAGCGGTGGCGGCCCGGTTCCTCACCAAGCTCGTCGACCTCATCGAGGACGAGGGCAGGGCGCACGTCGTGCTCACGGGGGGCAGCGTGGGCATCGAGGTTCTCGAGGCGATCGCGCACTCCCCCGGACGCGACAGCGTCGCTTGGCATGCTGTGCACCTGTGGTGGGGGGACGAGCGGTGGCTGCCGCGCGGTGACGCGGATCGCAATGAGACCCAGGCCCGCCAGGCGCTCATCGATCACATCGCGATTCCGCCGAACAATGTGCACCCGTTCCCGGCATCGGACGAGGGCATCGAGCTCGAGGAGGCGGCCGAGCGCTATGAAGCGACTCTGCGCGCGCACTCCGATGGAGCGGAATTCCCCACGTTCGCCATCACGTTCTTGGGCGTCGGCCCCGATGGCCACATCGCGTCGCTCTTCCCGGACCGGGAAGGCCCGACCATCGAGCGGGCCGGTGTCATCGCCGTGCACGACTCCCCGAAGCCACCGCCCGGTCGCCTGAGCCTCTCCCTGCCCCTCTTGCGCCGCTCCGAGCGCATCTGGCTCGTGCTCGCCGGAGCGGACAAGGCTCCGGCGCTGGGCCTGGCCCTCGCCGGTGCCTCCTTCGCCGACGTACCGGCAGCCGGGGCGAAGGGCACCAAGCGCACGGTGTTCTTCGTCGACGAAGACGCCTCGGCAGAGGTGCCGGAGGCGCTCATCGCACCGACGTCGTACTGGACGGGTGCGATGGATCAGTCCGACTGGCAGCCCGAGACGTGGCGCCCGACCGAGTCACGATGA
- a CDS encoding glucose-6-phosphate dehydrogenase assembly protein OpcA: protein MIIDLPSTTASAVSKTLVRIRDEAGAVALGRVLTLIIVSTIGDEEEVIAAANEASREHPMRIIVVSTDDTAQSPRLDAEIRVGGDAGASEVIVLRAYGETASDQRGLVTGLLLPDAPVVSWWPKECPEGVCDTPLGRLAQRRITDSAASGDPVAALDRVAAGYRPGNTDFGWTRLTLWRAQLAAALDQPPYESITAVEVSGAPEAPSTTLLAAWLKWRLEVPVEVHTEGYAPASGIHSVVLHRASGPIRLARTEPDVGTLTQPGQPDHEISLPRRGLRECLAEELRRLDPDDVFGAVLAASRESAPATH, encoded by the coding sequence ATGATCATCGACCTGCCCAGCACGACCGCGAGCGCGGTCTCGAAGACTCTCGTGCGCATTCGCGACGAAGCGGGCGCCGTCGCGCTCGGCCGCGTGCTCACGCTCATCATCGTCTCGACGATCGGCGACGAGGAGGAGGTCATCGCTGCCGCCAACGAGGCGTCGCGCGAGCACCCCATGCGCATCATCGTCGTCTCGACCGATGACACGGCGCAGTCCCCGCGACTCGACGCCGAGATCCGCGTCGGTGGGGACGCCGGGGCGAGCGAGGTCATCGTGCTGCGTGCCTACGGTGAGACGGCGAGCGACCAGCGAGGCCTCGTCACGGGGCTTCTCTTGCCGGACGCCCCGGTGGTCTCTTGGTGGCCCAAGGAATGCCCCGAGGGCGTTTGCGACACGCCGCTCGGCCGACTAGCGCAGCGCCGGATCACCGACTCGGCGGCGAGCGGCGACCCCGTTGCCGCGCTCGATCGCGTCGCCGCAGGTTATCGACCCGGAAACACGGACTTCGGCTGGACGCGACTGACCCTGTGGCGCGCCCAGCTCGCGGCGGCGCTGGATCAGCCGCCGTACGAGAGCATCACGGCGGTGGAGGTCTCCGGGGCGCCTGAGGCACCCTCGACGACGCTGCTCGCAGCGTGGCTGAAGTGGCGGCTCGAGGTTCCCGTCGAGGTGCACACCGAGGGTTATGCGCCTGCGTCCGGCATCCACAGCGTGGTCCTGCACCGTGCCAGCGGTCCGATCCGCCTCGCGCGCACGGAGCCCGACGTGGGAACCCTCACCCAGCCCGGACAGCCCGATCATGAGATCTCGTTGCCGAGGCGCGGTCTGCGGGAGTGCCTGGCTGAGGAATTGCGTAGGCTCGACCCCGACGACGTGTTCGGTGCCGTGCTCGCCGCGTCTCGAGAGAGCGCCCCCGCCACGCACTGA
- the zwf gene encoding glucose-6-phosphate dehydrogenase, which produces MSPVEISSDHNPLRSLDDRRLNRIAGPSGLIIFGVTGDLSRKKLMPAVYDLANRGLLPPGFGLVGFARRDWDSQDFEKVVHDAVKQYARTPFDENVWRQLTHGIRFVSGEFDDDDAFARLAETVADLDRDRGTMGNHAFYLSIPPKSFPLVTEQLRRSGLAEADDGQWRRVVIEKPFGSDLRTARELNDVVESVFPPDSVFRIDHYLGKETVQNILAMRFANMLYEPLWNANYVDHVQITMAEDIGVGGRAGYYDGIGAARDVIQNHLLQLLALTAMEEPVSFAAADLRAEKEKVLSAVRLPKDLATGTARGQYASGWQGGEWVPGFLEEEGMNPESVTETYAAMRLDINTRRWAGVPFYLRAGKRLGRRVTEIAVVFKRAPQYLFAESQTSALGQNALVIRVQPDEGVTIRFGSKVPGAGMQVRDVTMDFGYGHAFTEASPEAYERLILDVLLGEPPLFPRHEEVELSWKILDPIEEFWATQGAPESYAPGTWGPASADDLLARDGRVWRRP; this is translated from the coding sequence ATGTCACCGGTCGAGATCTCCTCCGACCACAATCCGCTGCGATCGCTCGACGATCGACGCCTCAACCGCATCGCGGGCCCCAGCGGACTCATCATCTTCGGCGTCACGGGCGATCTCTCGCGCAAGAAGCTCATGCCTGCGGTGTACGACCTCGCCAACCGCGGTCTGCTCCCGCCGGGCTTCGGGCTCGTGGGTTTCGCCCGGCGCGACTGGGACTCGCAGGACTTCGAGAAGGTCGTCCACGACGCGGTGAAGCAGTATGCGCGGACTCCGTTCGACGAGAATGTCTGGCGCCAGCTCACGCATGGAATCCGCTTCGTGTCCGGGGAATTCGACGACGACGATGCGTTCGCCCGGCTCGCCGAGACCGTCGCCGACCTGGACCGCGATCGCGGCACGATGGGCAACCACGCCTTCTATCTGTCGATCCCTCCCAAGTCGTTCCCGCTGGTGACGGAGCAGCTGCGACGCAGTGGACTCGCGGAGGCCGACGACGGCCAGTGGCGGCGCGTCGTCATCGAGAAGCCCTTCGGCAGCGACCTGCGCACGGCGCGCGAGCTCAACGATGTCGTCGAGTCCGTCTTCCCGCCAGACTCGGTGTTCCGCATCGACCACTATCTCGGCAAGGAGACGGTCCAGAACATCCTGGCCATGCGCTTCGCCAACATGCTCTACGAGCCGCTGTGGAATGCGAACTACGTCGACCACGTGCAGATCACGATGGCGGAGGACATCGGCGTCGGCGGTCGTGCCGGGTACTACGACGGCATCGGGGCTGCCCGCGACGTCATCCAGAACCATCTCCTGCAGCTGCTCGCCCTCACCGCCATGGAAGAGCCCGTCTCGTTCGCCGCGGCGGATCTGCGTGCGGAGAAGGAGAAGGTGCTCTCCGCGGTGCGCCTGCCGAAGGATCTCGCCACCGGCACCGCGCGCGGTCAGTACGCCAGTGGCTGGCAGGGTGGCGAGTGGGTTCCCGGCTTCCTCGAGGAGGAGGGCATGAACCCCGAGTCGGTGACCGAGACCTATGCCGCCATGAGACTCGACATCAATACGCGCCGGTGGGCGGGTGTTCCCTTCTACCTGCGCGCGGGCAAGAGGCTCGGGCGCCGCGTGACCGAGATCGCCGTCGTGTTCAAGAGAGCTCCCCAATACCTCTTCGCGGAGAGCCAGACCTCGGCGCTCGGCCAGAACGCTCTCGTCATCCGTGTGCAGCCCGATGAAGGGGTGACGATCCGCTTCGGGTCGAAGGTTCCCGGCGCCGGCATGCAGGTGCGCGACGTCACGATGGACTTCGGCTACGGCCACGCCTTCACCGAGGCGAGCCCCGAGGCATACGAGCGTCTCATCCTCGATGTCCTGCTGGGCGAGCCACCGCTCTTCCCCCGTCACGAGGAGGTGGAGCTCAGTTGGAAGATCCTCGACCCCATCGAGGAGTTCTGGGCGACGCAGGGCGCACCCGAGTCCTACGCCCCCGGAACCTGGGGGCCCGCCTCCGCCGACGATCTGCTCGCACGCGATGGACGAGTCTGGAGGCGCCCATGA
- a CDS encoding glucose-6-phosphate isomerase: MTVVVAARGSAQEAIDRLVPALVDELVASRITAGDATLWGAEAEDEAGKRLGWTQAVTVSRPLVGEIAALRDHFAEVGVTRIVLCGMGGSSLAPEVITRTAGVPLVVLDATDPGQVRSAVEESIESTAVVVSSKSGSTVETDSQKRAFETAFRAAGIDPAERIVVVTDPGSPMEEASRAAGYRVFLADPTVGGRYSALTAFGLVPSGLAGVDLDQLLDEAEAASLPLAVDSPSNPGLRLAAAIAGATPRRDKLVIVADGTHVVGLGDWIEQLVAESTGKEGTGILPVVVGPDAPELSSGAPDVQVLRLVGDSRATREVADDEIEISGSLGALLMTWEYATAVAGRLLGINPFDQPDVESAKIAARGLLDHRPEPTEPLFAEGGVEARGPQELLAGASTVAEAIDRLREATPADGYISVHAYLDRQAHPELEAVRHHLAARSGRPVTFGWGPRFLHSTGQYHKGGPAHGVFLQIVGRSTTDLEIAERPFTFGELIAAQAAGDSAVLAEHGRPVVTLTVSDAAAIAAVIAAAS, translated from the coding sequence ATGACGGTCGTCGTCGCGGCACGCGGGTCGGCGCAGGAGGCCATCGACCGACTCGTGCCGGCGCTCGTCGACGAGCTCGTCGCAAGCCGGATCACGGCGGGCGACGCGACACTGTGGGGCGCGGAGGCCGAGGACGAGGCCGGCAAGCGACTCGGGTGGACGCAGGCAGTGACCGTGTCGCGCCCCCTCGTGGGCGAGATCGCCGCGCTGCGCGACCACTTCGCGGAGGTCGGCGTGACTCGCATCGTGCTGTGCGGGATGGGAGGCTCCTCGCTCGCCCCCGAGGTGATCACGCGCACCGCGGGAGTGCCCCTCGTCGTCCTCGACGCGACCGACCCCGGTCAGGTTCGCTCCGCCGTGGAGGAGAGCATCGAGTCCACCGCGGTCGTCGTCTCCTCCAAGTCGGGCTCGACGGTCGAGACCGACAGCCAGAAGCGCGCCTTCGAGACAGCGTTCCGCGCGGCGGGTATCGATCCTGCCGAGCGCATCGTCGTCGTGACCGACCCGGGCTCCCCCATGGAGGAGGCCTCGCGCGCAGCCGGCTATCGCGTCTTCCTCGCAGACCCCACCGTGGGTGGCCGCTATTCGGCACTCACTGCGTTCGGGCTCGTGCCCTCCGGGCTCGCTGGCGTCGACCTCGACCAGCTGCTGGATGAGGCCGAGGCGGCATCGCTGCCCCTCGCGGTCGACTCCCCCTCGAACCCCGGCCTGCGGCTCGCCGCCGCGATCGCCGGAGCGACGCCGCGCCGCGACAAGCTCGTGATCGTCGCCGACGGCACCCACGTCGTCGGCCTCGGCGACTGGATCGAGCAGCTGGTGGCAGAGTCCACGGGCAAGGAAGGCACGGGCATCCTGCCGGTCGTCGTCGGACCGGACGCACCCGAGCTCAGCTCGGGCGCCCCCGACGTTCAGGTGCTGCGCCTCGTCGGGGACTCGCGCGCCACACGCGAGGTCGCGGACGACGAGATCGAGATCTCCGGGTCCCTGGGTGCGCTGCTCATGACGTGGGAGTACGCCACGGCGGTCGCCGGTCGCCTGCTCGGCATCAACCCCTTCGACCAGCCGGACGTGGAATCGGCGAAGATCGCCGCGCGCGGGCTGCTGGACCACCGACCCGAGCCGACGGAGCCCCTCTTCGCGGAGGGCGGCGTCGAGGCGCGGGGGCCGCAGGAGCTGCTCGCCGGAGCATCCACCGTCGCCGAGGCGATCGATCGTCTCCGGGAGGCGACGCCCGCCGACGGCTACATCTCCGTGCACGCCTACCTGGACCGGCAGGCTCACCCCGAGCTCGAAGCAGTGCGCCACCACCTTGCTGCCCGCTCTGGTCGACCCGTCACCTTCGGGTGGGGCCCGCGCTTCCTCCACTCGACGGGGCAGTACCACAAGGGCGGTCCCGCCCACGGGGTCTTCCTGCAGATCGTCGGTCGATCGACCACGGACCTCGAGATCGCCGAGCGCCCGTTCACCTTCGGCGAGCTCATCGCGGCGCAGGCTGCGGGCGACTCCGCCGTGCTCGCCGAGCACGGGCGCCCCGTCGTGACCCTGACCGTGAGTGACGCAGCCGCGATCGCGGCCGTCATCGCCGCCGCTTCCTGA
- the tal gene encoding transaldolase: protein MTSTPTAQLSELGVSIWLDDLSRDRISSGALAALIESRNVVGVTTNPTIFAAALATGTTYDEQVGELARAEASVTDAVFAITTSDVAAASDIFAGVYASTNGRDGRVSIEVEPGLAHDAAGTIAEARALWSTVDRPNAMIKIPATREGLEAITETIGAGISVNVTLIFSLERYREVIEAYLAGLEKAHAAGIDLSTIHSVASFFVSRVDTEIDKRLVDLGTPEALALKSKAGVANARLAYELFESSFASDRAATLLSAGANAQRPLWASTGVKDPSLPDTLYVTELAVANTVNTMPEKTLEATFDHGAIAGDQVTGHYDDARAVLSSLADLGISYDEVTALLEKEGVEKFVVSWNELLDTVTAALEAAR, encoded by the coding sequence ATGACCTCCACCCCCACCGCACAGCTGAGCGAGCTCGGTGTCAGCATCTGGCTCGACGACCTCTCTCGCGACCGCATCTCGTCCGGCGCACTCGCGGCGCTCATCGAGAGCCGCAACGTCGTCGGCGTGACGACCAACCCGACGATCTTCGCTGCCGCTCTCGCGACAGGGACGACCTACGACGAGCAGGTGGGTGAGCTCGCACGCGCCGAGGCGAGCGTGACCGATGCCGTCTTCGCGATCACCACGAGCGACGTGGCCGCAGCGAGCGACATCTTCGCCGGTGTCTACGCATCGACGAACGGGCGCGATGGCCGCGTCTCGATCGAGGTGGAGCCCGGCCTCGCCCACGACGCTGCCGGCACGATCGCGGAAGCGCGCGCTCTCTGGTCGACCGTCGACCGCCCCAACGCCATGATCAAGATCCCCGCGACGCGCGAAGGCCTCGAAGCGATCACGGAGACCATCGGGGCGGGCATCAGTGTCAACGTCACGCTCATCTTCAGCCTCGAGCGCTACCGCGAGGTCATCGAGGCCTACCTCGCGGGCCTCGAGAAGGCGCACGCCGCGGGCATCGATCTGTCGACCATCCACTCGGTGGCGTCGTTCTTCGTCTCGCGCGTCGACACCGAGATCGACAAGCGCCTCGTCGATCTGGGCACGCCCGAGGCCCTCGCGCTCAAGAGCAAGGCCGGTGTCGCCAACGCACGTCTCGCCTACGAGCTGTTCGAGAGCTCGTTCGCGAGCGACCGTGCCGCGACGCTGCTCTCGGCGGGCGCGAACGCTCAGCGACCGCTCTGGGCCTCGACGGGAGTCAAGGACCCGAGCCTGCCCGACACCCTGTACGTCACCGAGCTCGCGGTCGCGAACACCGTGAACACGATGCCCGAGAAGACGCTCGAGGCCACCTTCGACCACGGCGCCATCGCGGGCGACCAGGTCACCGGCCACTACGACGATGCGCGGGCCGTGCTCAGCAGCCTCGCCGATCTCGGCATCTCCTACGACGAGGTGACGGCCCTCCTCGAGAAGGAAGGCGTGGAGAAGTTCGTCGTCAGCTGGAACGAGCTGCTCGACACCGTCACCGCCGCGCTGGAGGCTGCACGATGA